Proteins found in one Polyodon spathula isolate WHYD16114869_AA chromosome 10, ASM1765450v1, whole genome shotgun sequence genomic segment:
- the LOC121322172 gene encoding peptidyl-prolyl cis-trans isomerase FKBP7-like isoform X1, with product MVFIAMFLLYLQAYSLSVDFSVAQEEEVKIEVVHMPEECTKKSKKGDMLNAHYDGFLAKDGSKIYCSRSDNKGHPKWFVLGVGQVIKGLDIGMMGMCPGEKRKVTVPPSLGFGKLGKDKVPPNSTLIFEIELYTVARGPRSAESFQEIDLNKDRSLSQDEVSEYMKKEFEKGGNKRDQSFYDAIIADVFRKNDHNGDGFISAKEYNVYEHDEL from the exons ATGGTGTTTATTGccatgtttcttttgtatttgcagGCATACAGCCTTTCGGTAGATTTTTCAGTTGCACAAGAAGAAGAAGTCAAAATTGAAGTTGTGCACATGCCAGAAGAATGCACGAAGAAAAGCAAAAAAGGGGACATGCTGAATGCGCATTATGATGGGTTTCTAGCAAAAGATGGCTCAAAGATTTACTGCAG CCGATCAGACAATAAAGGACACCCTAAGTGGTTTGTACTTGGTGTTGGCCAAGTAATAAAAGGACTGGACATAGGAATGATGGGCATGTGtcctggagaaaaaagaaaagtgactGTACCCCCTTCACTAGGATTTGGAAAACTAGGGAAAG ACAAGGTGCCACCTAATTCTACACTGATATTTGAAATTGAGCTGTACACAGTCGCAAGAGGACCTCGCAGCGCAGAGTCCTTTCAAGAAATTGACCTAAACAAAGACAGATCACTTTCTCAGGATGAg GTCTCAGAATATATGAAGAAGGAGTTTGAGAAGGGTGGTAATAAACGTGACCAATCCTTTTATGATGCCATTATAGCAGATGTTTTTCGGAAGAATGACCATAACGGAGATGGCTTCATATCTGCAAAAGAATACAATGTCTACGAACATGATGAGCTATAG
- the LOC121322172 gene encoding peptidyl-prolyl cis-trans isomerase FKBP7-like isoform X2: MVFIAMFLLYLQAYSLSVDFSVAQEEEVKIEVVHMPEECTKKSKKGDMLNAHYDGFLAKDGSKIYCSRSDNKGHPKWFVLGVGQVIKGLDIGMMGMCPGEKRKVTVPPSLGFGKLGKDKVPPNSTLIFEIELYTVARGPRSAESFQEIDLNKDRSLSQDECLSALPVSSVAFPTASHNFSNIF; the protein is encoded by the exons ATGGTGTTTATTGccatgtttcttttgtatttgcagGCATACAGCCTTTCGGTAGATTTTTCAGTTGCACAAGAAGAAGAAGTCAAAATTGAAGTTGTGCACATGCCAGAAGAATGCACGAAGAAAAGCAAAAAAGGGGACATGCTGAATGCGCATTATGATGGGTTTCTAGCAAAAGATGGCTCAAAGATTTACTGCAG CCGATCAGACAATAAAGGACACCCTAAGTGGTTTGTACTTGGTGTTGGCCAAGTAATAAAAGGACTGGACATAGGAATGATGGGCATGTGtcctggagaaaaaagaaaagtgactGTACCCCCTTCACTAGGATTTGGAAAACTAGGGAAAG ACAAGGTGCCACCTAATTCTACACTGATATTTGAAATTGAGCTGTACACAGTCGCAAGAGGACCTCGCAGCGCAGAGTCCTTTCAAGAAATTGACCTAAACAAAGACAGATCACTTTCTCAGGATGAg TGTCTCTCAGCATTACCTGTTTCTTCAGTCGCCTTTCCCACTGCTTCACACAATTTTTCCAACATATTCTGA
- the pjvk gene encoding pejvakin isoform X1 — protein sequence MFAAATKNFVKQVGDTGRLISVPSLSEADRYQPLSLVTKKKKTHFWKKTKYAATPFSLKDILVGEKEISAGVSSYQLLNYEDKSDVSLNGRLGNHIINDVGFNIAGSDTVAVKASFGIVTKHEVEVPMLLRELSSRKVDLDHCLIRQSKESGRAVLCVVTESIRTTRQCSLTVHAGMQRKPMRFQIDDGRNHKGRDKAIVIPAHTTIAFSIFEVFVRLDGRFEMCVTSESAGGFEKEQIREQLGGFLGRFSVGRLRRFLSGIIYGNPFRADDRTFDEITNSDIYMEDLAADYYEKATSMTDVSTSYLREGSHTRINLLNNNIPKGPCALCGMGHLRRETVYGCLECSFNGHKYVRLHVVPCFDLWHKRLR from the exons ATGTTCGCAGCAGCTACTAAGAATTTTGTAAAACAGGTTGGAGACACAGGGAGGCTGATTTCAGTTCCCAGCCTGAGTGAAGCTGACAGGTATCAACCGCTGAGTCTGGTCACAAAGAAAAAGAAGACTCATTTTTGGAAGAAAACTAAATACGCCGCCACTCCTTTCTCTCTGAAGGATATACTTGTAGGAGAGAAGGAGATCTCAGCAG GTGTTTCCTCATACCAGTTACTAAACTATGAAGACAAATCTGACGTCTCCTTGAATGGTAGATTGGGAAACCACATTATCAATGATGTAGGCTTCAACATTGCTGGATCTGACACTGTAGCTGTTAAAGCCTCATTTGGAATAGTAACGAAGCATGAGGTAGAAGTTCCAATGTTGCTTAGAGAGCTCAGTTCAAG AAAAGTAGACCTTGACCACTGTCTAATTCGCCAGTCAAAGGAGAGTGGACGAGCAGTGCTGTGTGTCGTTACGGAAAGTATACGAACAACCCGTCAGTGTTCCCTCACTGTACACGCAGGCATGCAGAGGAAACCCATGAGG tttcagaTTGATGACGGTCGGAATCACAAGGGTCGTGACAAAGCCATTGTTATTCCAGCTCACACAACAATTGCATTTAGCATATTTGAAGTTTTTGTGCGACTGGATGGTCGCTTTG AGATGTGCGTCACCTCAGAGTCCGCAGGTGGATTTGAAAAAGAACAAATCAGAGAGCAGTTAGGAGGGTTCCTGGGACGATTTTCAGTGGGCAGACTGAGAAGATTTTTGTCTGGAATTATTTATGGAAACCCTTTCAGAGCag ATGACAGAACGTTTGATGAAATTACAAATTCTGACATATATATGGAGGATCTGGCTGCAGACTATTATGAAAAGGCAACAAGCATGACTGATGTTTCCACCAGCTACCTTAGAGAAGGCTCTCACACACGGATTAACCTGCTTAATAACAATATACCCAAAGGACCTTGTGCCCTCTGTGGGATGGGACATTTAAGAAGAGAAACTGTGTATGGATGCCTTGAGTGTTCTTTCAATGGACATAAATATGTAAGGCTTCATGTTGTGCCTTGCTTTGACCTCTGGCATAAAAGACTAAGGTAA
- the plekha3 gene encoding pleckstrin homology domain-containing family A member 3 isoform X5: MEGVLYKWTNYITGWQPRWFVLDNGILSYYDSEDDVCKGSKGSIKMSVCEIKVHPADNSRMELIIPGEQHFYVKAVNAAERQRWLVALGSSKACLTDTRTKKEKEIKETTESLKTKMSELRLYCDLLMQQVHTIQESNLNEASSLLSATCNTFITTLEECMKIANAKFKPEMFKLSHPDSVVSPVSPSPVQMVRMKRSVSHPGSYSFESRTSHSPKESVSSLLRLSQRRTRTYSDTESHSDSCTEDADRTAQCSNNFVNGDFAPMTIPEETSTAPRKISETPVPMMSS; this comes from the exons ATGGAAGGAGTATTGTACAAGTGGACAAACTACATTACcg GTTGGCAGCCACGCTGGTTTGTGCTGGATAATGGAATACTGTCCTATTATGATTCTGAAGATGATGTTTGCAAAGGCAGTAAAGGGAGTATCAAAATGTCAGTGTGTGAAATTAAAG TTCACCCAGCAGACAATTCCAGGATGGAGCTGATTATTCCTGGGGAACAGCACTTCTATGTGAAAGCGGTCAATGCTGCTGAAAGACAGAGGTGGCTTGTGGCCTTAGGAAGTTCAAAAGCATGTTTGACTGAcaccagaacaaaaaaagaaaaag aAATTAAGGAAACCACTGAGTCTCTGAAAACGAAGATGTCTGAACTGCGATTATACTGTGATTTGTTGATGCAGCAGGTCCACACGATACAGGAATCG AACTTGAATGAAGCCTCCTCTCTGCTGAGTGCCACGTGCAATACTTTTATTACAACACTTGAAGAATGCATGAAGATAGCAAATGCCAAGTTCAAGCCAGAAATGTTCAAGTTATCTCATCCTGATTCTGTTGTGTCTCCAGTTTCACCATCCCCTGTACAAATGGTTCGG aTGAAACGCTCTGTGAGTCATCCTGGTAGCTACAGTTTTGAAAG TAGGACAAGCCACTCGCCAAAGGAGTCAGTATCTTCACTGCTGCGATTATCGCAGAGACGAACCAGGACTTATTCTGACACAGAATCACACAGTGATAGCTGCACCGAAGATGCAGACA GGACTGCACAGTGTTCAAATAACTTTGTCAATGGGGATTTTGCACCAATGACTATCCCAGAGGAAACCAGCACTGCTCCAAGGAAAATATCAGAGACTCCTGTTCCAATGATGTCATCCTGA
- the plekha3 gene encoding pleckstrin homology domain-containing family A member 3 isoform X2: protein MEGVLYKWTNYITGWQPRWFVLDNGILSYYDSEDDVCKGSKGSIKMSVCEIKVHPADNSRMELIIPGEQHFYVKAVNAAERQRWLVALGSSKACLTDTRTKKEKEIKETTESLKTKMSELRLYCDLLMQQVHTIQESVNQEANHTSPSTENLNEASSLLSATCNTFITTLEECMKIANAKFKPEMFKLSHPDSVVSPVSPSPVQMVRMKRSVSHPGSYSFERTSHSPKESVSSLLRLSQRRTRTYSDTESHSDSCTEDADRTAQCSNNFVNGDFAPMTIPEETSTAPRKISETPVPMMSS, encoded by the exons ATGGAAGGAGTATTGTACAAGTGGACAAACTACATTACcg GTTGGCAGCCACGCTGGTTTGTGCTGGATAATGGAATACTGTCCTATTATGATTCTGAAGATGATGTTTGCAAAGGCAGTAAAGGGAGTATCAAAATGTCAGTGTGTGAAATTAAAG TTCACCCAGCAGACAATTCCAGGATGGAGCTGATTATTCCTGGGGAACAGCACTTCTATGTGAAAGCGGTCAATGCTGCTGAAAGACAGAGGTGGCTTGTGGCCTTAGGAAGTTCAAAAGCATGTTTGACTGAcaccagaacaaaaaaagaaaaag aAATTAAGGAAACCACTGAGTCTCTGAAAACGAAGATGTCTGAACTGCGATTATACTGTGATTTGTTGATGCAGCAGGTCCACACGATACAGGAATCGGTAAATCAGGAGGCAAACCACACATCGCCCAGCACAGAG AACTTGAATGAAGCCTCCTCTCTGCTGAGTGCCACGTGCAATACTTTTATTACAACACTTGAAGAATGCATGAAGATAGCAAATGCCAAGTTCAAGCCAGAAATGTTCAAGTTATCTCATCCTGATTCTGTTGTGTCTCCAGTTTCACCATCCCCTGTACAAATGGTTCGG aTGAAACGCTCTGTGAGTCATCCTGGTAGCTACAGTTTTGAAAG GACAAGCCACTCGCCAAAGGAGTCAGTATCTTCACTGCTGCGATTATCGCAGAGACGAACCAGGACTTATTCTGACACAGAATCACACAGTGATAGCTGCACCGAAGATGCAGACA GGACTGCACAGTGTTCAAATAACTTTGTCAATGGGGATTTTGCACCAATGACTATCCCAGAGGAAACCAGCACTGCTCCAAGGAAAATATCAGAGACTCCTGTTCCAATGATGTCATCCTGA
- the pjvk gene encoding pejvakin isoform X2 — translation MFAAATKNFVKQVGDTGRLISVPSLSEADRYQPLSLVTKKKKTHFWKKTKYAATPFSLKDILVGEKEISAGVSSYQLLNYEDKSDVSLNGRLGNHIINDVGFNIAGSDTVAVKASFGIVTKHEVEVPMLLRELSSRKVDLDHCLIRQSKESGRAVLCVVTESIRTTRQCSLTVHAGMQRKPMRFQIDDGRNHKGRDKAIVIPAHTTIAFSIFEVFVRLDGRFEMCVTSESAGGFEKEQIREQAVFIQIHISIICFYLDDRTFDEITNSDIYMEDLAADYYEKATSMTDVSTSYLREGSHTRINLLNNNIPKGPCALCGMGHLRRETVYGCLECSFNGHKYVRLHVVPCFDLWHKRLR, via the exons ATGTTCGCAGCAGCTACTAAGAATTTTGTAAAACAGGTTGGAGACACAGGGAGGCTGATTTCAGTTCCCAGCCTGAGTGAAGCTGACAGGTATCAACCGCTGAGTCTGGTCACAAAGAAAAAGAAGACTCATTTTTGGAAGAAAACTAAATACGCCGCCACTCCTTTCTCTCTGAAGGATATACTTGTAGGAGAGAAGGAGATCTCAGCAG GTGTTTCCTCATACCAGTTACTAAACTATGAAGACAAATCTGACGTCTCCTTGAATGGTAGATTGGGAAACCACATTATCAATGATGTAGGCTTCAACATTGCTGGATCTGACACTGTAGCTGTTAAAGCCTCATTTGGAATAGTAACGAAGCATGAGGTAGAAGTTCCAATGTTGCTTAGAGAGCTCAGTTCAAG AAAAGTAGACCTTGACCACTGTCTAATTCGCCAGTCAAAGGAGAGTGGACGAGCAGTGCTGTGTGTCGTTACGGAAAGTATACGAACAACCCGTCAGTGTTCCCTCACTGTACACGCAGGCATGCAGAGGAAACCCATGAGG tttcagaTTGATGACGGTCGGAATCACAAGGGTCGTGACAAAGCCATTGTTATTCCAGCTCACACAACAATTGCATTTAGCATATTTGAAGTTTTTGTGCGACTGGATGGTCGCTTTG AGATGTGCGTCACCTCAGAGTCCGCAGGTGGATTTGAAAAAGAACAAATCAGAGAGCA AGCag TTTTTATTCAAATTCATATTTCTATTATCTGTTTCTATTTAGATGACAGAACGTTTGATGAAATTACAAATTCTGACATATATATGGAGGATCTGGCTGCAGACTATTATGAAAAGGCAACAAGCATGACTGATGTTTCCACCAGCTACCTTAGAGAAGGCTCTCACACACGGATTAACCTGCTTAATAACAATATACCCAAAGGACCTTGTGCCCTCTGTGGGATGGGACATTTAAGAAGAGAAACTGTGTATGGATGCCTTGAGTGTTCTTTCAATGGACATAAATATGTAAGGCTTCATGTTGTGCCTTGCTTTGACCTCTGGCATAAAAGACTAAGGTAA
- the plekha3 gene encoding pleckstrin homology domain-containing family A member 3 isoform X4: protein MEGVLYKWTNYITGWQPRWFVLDNGILSYYDSEDDVCKGSKGSIKMSVCEIKVHPADNSRMELIIPGEQHFYVKAVNAAERQRWLVALGSSKACLTDTRTKKEKEIKETTESLKTKMSELRLYCDLLMQQVHTIQESVNQEANHTSPSTENLNEASSLLSATCNTFITTLEECMKIANAKFKPEMFKLSHPDSVVSPVSPSPVQMMKRSVSHPGSYSFERTSHSPKESVSSLLRLSQRRTRTYSDTESHSDSCTEDADRTAQCSNNFVNGDFAPMTIPEETSTAPRKISETPVPMMSS, encoded by the exons ATGGAAGGAGTATTGTACAAGTGGACAAACTACATTACcg GTTGGCAGCCACGCTGGTTTGTGCTGGATAATGGAATACTGTCCTATTATGATTCTGAAGATGATGTTTGCAAAGGCAGTAAAGGGAGTATCAAAATGTCAGTGTGTGAAATTAAAG TTCACCCAGCAGACAATTCCAGGATGGAGCTGATTATTCCTGGGGAACAGCACTTCTATGTGAAAGCGGTCAATGCTGCTGAAAGACAGAGGTGGCTTGTGGCCTTAGGAAGTTCAAAAGCATGTTTGACTGAcaccagaacaaaaaaagaaaaag aAATTAAGGAAACCACTGAGTCTCTGAAAACGAAGATGTCTGAACTGCGATTATACTGTGATTTGTTGATGCAGCAGGTCCACACGATACAGGAATCGGTAAATCAGGAGGCAAACCACACATCGCCCAGCACAGAG AACTTGAATGAAGCCTCCTCTCTGCTGAGTGCCACGTGCAATACTTTTATTACAACACTTGAAGAATGCATGAAGATAGCAAATGCCAAGTTCAAGCCAGAAATGTTCAAGTTATCTCATCCTGATTCTGTTGTGTCTCCAGTTTCACCATCCCCTGTACAAATG aTGAAACGCTCTGTGAGTCATCCTGGTAGCTACAGTTTTGAAAG GACAAGCCACTCGCCAAAGGAGTCAGTATCTTCACTGCTGCGATTATCGCAGAGACGAACCAGGACTTATTCTGACACAGAATCACACAGTGATAGCTGCACCGAAGATGCAGACA GGACTGCACAGTGTTCAAATAACTTTGTCAATGGGGATTTTGCACCAATGACTATCCCAGAGGAAACCAGCACTGCTCCAAGGAAAATATCAGAGACTCCTGTTCCAATGATGTCATCCTGA
- the plekha3 gene encoding pleckstrin homology domain-containing family A member 3 isoform X1, whose translation MEGVLYKWTNYITGWQPRWFVLDNGILSYYDSEDDVCKGSKGSIKMSVCEIKVHPADNSRMELIIPGEQHFYVKAVNAAERQRWLVALGSSKACLTDTRTKKEKEIKETTESLKTKMSELRLYCDLLMQQVHTIQESVNQEANHTSPSTENLNEASSLLSATCNTFITTLEECMKIANAKFKPEMFKLSHPDSVVSPVSPSPVQMVRMKRSVSHPGSYSFESRTSHSPKESVSSLLRLSQRRTRTYSDTESHSDSCTEDADRTAQCSNNFVNGDFAPMTIPEETSTAPRKISETPVPMMSS comes from the exons ATGGAAGGAGTATTGTACAAGTGGACAAACTACATTACcg GTTGGCAGCCACGCTGGTTTGTGCTGGATAATGGAATACTGTCCTATTATGATTCTGAAGATGATGTTTGCAAAGGCAGTAAAGGGAGTATCAAAATGTCAGTGTGTGAAATTAAAG TTCACCCAGCAGACAATTCCAGGATGGAGCTGATTATTCCTGGGGAACAGCACTTCTATGTGAAAGCGGTCAATGCTGCTGAAAGACAGAGGTGGCTTGTGGCCTTAGGAAGTTCAAAAGCATGTTTGACTGAcaccagaacaaaaaaagaaaaag aAATTAAGGAAACCACTGAGTCTCTGAAAACGAAGATGTCTGAACTGCGATTATACTGTGATTTGTTGATGCAGCAGGTCCACACGATACAGGAATCGGTAAATCAGGAGGCAAACCACACATCGCCCAGCACAGAG AACTTGAATGAAGCCTCCTCTCTGCTGAGTGCCACGTGCAATACTTTTATTACAACACTTGAAGAATGCATGAAGATAGCAAATGCCAAGTTCAAGCCAGAAATGTTCAAGTTATCTCATCCTGATTCTGTTGTGTCTCCAGTTTCACCATCCCCTGTACAAATGGTTCGG aTGAAACGCTCTGTGAGTCATCCTGGTAGCTACAGTTTTGAAAG TAGGACAAGCCACTCGCCAAAGGAGTCAGTATCTTCACTGCTGCGATTATCGCAGAGACGAACCAGGACTTATTCTGACACAGAATCACACAGTGATAGCTGCACCGAAGATGCAGACA GGACTGCACAGTGTTCAAATAACTTTGTCAATGGGGATTTTGCACCAATGACTATCCCAGAGGAAACCAGCACTGCTCCAAGGAAAATATCAGAGACTCCTGTTCCAATGATGTCATCCTGA
- the plekha3 gene encoding pleckstrin homology domain-containing family A member 3 isoform X3, whose translation MEGVLYKWTNYITGWQPRWFVLDNGILSYYDSEDDVCKGSKGSIKMSVCEIKVHPADNSRMELIIPGEQHFYVKAVNAAERQRWLVALGSSKACLTDTRTKKEKEIKETTESLKTKMSELRLYCDLLMQQVHTIQESVNQEANHTSPSTENLNEASSLLSATCNTFITTLEECMKIANAKFKPEMFKLSHPDSVVSPVSPSPVQMMKRSVSHPGSYSFESRTSHSPKESVSSLLRLSQRRTRTYSDTESHSDSCTEDADRTAQCSNNFVNGDFAPMTIPEETSTAPRKISETPVPMMSS comes from the exons ATGGAAGGAGTATTGTACAAGTGGACAAACTACATTACcg GTTGGCAGCCACGCTGGTTTGTGCTGGATAATGGAATACTGTCCTATTATGATTCTGAAGATGATGTTTGCAAAGGCAGTAAAGGGAGTATCAAAATGTCAGTGTGTGAAATTAAAG TTCACCCAGCAGACAATTCCAGGATGGAGCTGATTATTCCTGGGGAACAGCACTTCTATGTGAAAGCGGTCAATGCTGCTGAAAGACAGAGGTGGCTTGTGGCCTTAGGAAGTTCAAAAGCATGTTTGACTGAcaccagaacaaaaaaagaaaaag aAATTAAGGAAACCACTGAGTCTCTGAAAACGAAGATGTCTGAACTGCGATTATACTGTGATTTGTTGATGCAGCAGGTCCACACGATACAGGAATCGGTAAATCAGGAGGCAAACCACACATCGCCCAGCACAGAG AACTTGAATGAAGCCTCCTCTCTGCTGAGTGCCACGTGCAATACTTTTATTACAACACTTGAAGAATGCATGAAGATAGCAAATGCCAAGTTCAAGCCAGAAATGTTCAAGTTATCTCATCCTGATTCTGTTGTGTCTCCAGTTTCACCATCCCCTGTACAAATG aTGAAACGCTCTGTGAGTCATCCTGGTAGCTACAGTTTTGAAAG TAGGACAAGCCACTCGCCAAAGGAGTCAGTATCTTCACTGCTGCGATTATCGCAGAGACGAACCAGGACTTATTCTGACACAGAATCACACAGTGATAGCTGCACCGAAGATGCAGACA GGACTGCACAGTGTTCAAATAACTTTGTCAATGGGGATTTTGCACCAATGACTATCCCAGAGGAAACCAGCACTGCTCCAAGGAAAATATCAGAGACTCCTGTTCCAATGATGTCATCCTGA
- the pjvk gene encoding pejvakin isoform X3: MFAAATKNFVKQVGDTGRLISVPSLSEADRYQPLSLVTKKKKTHFWKKTKYAATPFSLKDILVGEKEISAGVSSYQLLNYEDKSDVSLNGRLGNHIINDVGFNIAGSDTVAVKASFGIVTKHEVEVPMLLRELSSRKVDLDHCLIRQSKESGRAVLCVVTESIRTTRQCSLTVHAGMQRKPMRFQIDDGRNHKGRDKAIVIPAHTTIAFSIFEVFVRLDGRFDDRTFDEITNSDIYMEDLAADYYEKATSMTDVSTSYLREGSHTRINLLNNNIPKGPCALCGMGHLRRETVYGCLECSFNGHKYVRLHVVPCFDLWHKRLR, translated from the exons ATGTTCGCAGCAGCTACTAAGAATTTTGTAAAACAGGTTGGAGACACAGGGAGGCTGATTTCAGTTCCCAGCCTGAGTGAAGCTGACAGGTATCAACCGCTGAGTCTGGTCACAAAGAAAAAGAAGACTCATTTTTGGAAGAAAACTAAATACGCCGCCACTCCTTTCTCTCTGAAGGATATACTTGTAGGAGAGAAGGAGATCTCAGCAG GTGTTTCCTCATACCAGTTACTAAACTATGAAGACAAATCTGACGTCTCCTTGAATGGTAGATTGGGAAACCACATTATCAATGATGTAGGCTTCAACATTGCTGGATCTGACACTGTAGCTGTTAAAGCCTCATTTGGAATAGTAACGAAGCATGAGGTAGAAGTTCCAATGTTGCTTAGAGAGCTCAGTTCAAG AAAAGTAGACCTTGACCACTGTCTAATTCGCCAGTCAAAGGAGAGTGGACGAGCAGTGCTGTGTGTCGTTACGGAAAGTATACGAACAACCCGTCAGTGTTCCCTCACTGTACACGCAGGCATGCAGAGGAAACCCATGAGG tttcagaTTGATGACGGTCGGAATCACAAGGGTCGTGACAAAGCCATTGTTATTCCAGCTCACACAACAATTGCATTTAGCATATTTGAAGTTTTTGTGCGACTGGATGGTCGCTTTG ATGACAGAACGTTTGATGAAATTACAAATTCTGACATATATATGGAGGATCTGGCTGCAGACTATTATGAAAAGGCAACAAGCATGACTGATGTTTCCACCAGCTACCTTAGAGAAGGCTCTCACACACGGATTAACCTGCTTAATAACAATATACCCAAAGGACCTTGTGCCCTCTGTGGGATGGGACATTTAAGAAGAGAAACTGTGTATGGATGCCTTGAGTGTTCTTTCAATGGACATAAATATGTAAGGCTTCATGTTGTGCCTTGCTTTGACCTCTGGCATAAAAGACTAAGGTAA
- the LOC121322172 gene encoding peptidyl-prolyl cis-trans isomerase FKBP7-like isoform X3 — protein sequence MPEECTKKSKKGDMLNAHYDGFLAKDGSKIYCSRSDNKGHPKWFVLGVGQVIKGLDIGMMGMCPGEKRKVTVPPSLGFGKLGKDKVPPNSTLIFEIELYTVARGPRSAESFQEIDLNKDRSLSQDEVSEYMKKEFEKGGNKRDQSFYDAIIADVFRKNDHNGDGFISAKEYNVYEHDEL from the exons ATGCCAGAAGAATGCACGAAGAAAAGCAAAAAAGGGGACATGCTGAATGCGCATTATGATGGGTTTCTAGCAAAAGATGGCTCAAAGATTTACTGCAG CCGATCAGACAATAAAGGACACCCTAAGTGGTTTGTACTTGGTGTTGGCCAAGTAATAAAAGGACTGGACATAGGAATGATGGGCATGTGtcctggagaaaaaagaaaagtgactGTACCCCCTTCACTAGGATTTGGAAAACTAGGGAAAG ACAAGGTGCCACCTAATTCTACACTGATATTTGAAATTGAGCTGTACACAGTCGCAAGAGGACCTCGCAGCGCAGAGTCCTTTCAAGAAATTGACCTAAACAAAGACAGATCACTTTCTCAGGATGAg GTCTCAGAATATATGAAGAAGGAGTTTGAGAAGGGTGGTAATAAACGTGACCAATCCTTTTATGATGCCATTATAGCAGATGTTTTTCGGAAGAATGACCATAACGGAGATGGCTTCATATCTGCAAAAGAATACAATGTCTACGAACATGATGAGCTATAG